One window of Psychrobacillus sp. FSL H8-0483 genomic DNA carries:
- the chrA gene encoding chromate efflux transporter: MANKYLEILKAATKLGFTSFGGPAAHIGYFREEYVQKRKWLDDKLYADIVALCQFLPGPASSQVGISIGLLRGGILGGIISWFGFTMPSVIILMLFAMFVTSTGSYDSGWIQGLKIVAVAVVAQALLGMQKSLAPDRMRISIAIVCAGLTLLIPTAIGQISIIVVAGLFGYFYFKKELVDPVPKMSLTFGKKTGIISWILFFTLLILLPIFKPFMQSVYYAIFDTYYRVGSIVFGGGHVVLPMLQREVDISSDVFIAGYGAAQAVPGPLFTLAGFLGQVTAGTTGAFVAVIAMFLPSFLLVMGTLPFWSVIRSKKGIQAALKGVNAAVVGILLAALYDPVFTSAVNSSTDFVIVLITFTLLVVYKWAPFKVVLVSALLGAIMHII; the protein is encoded by the coding sequence TTGGCAAACAAATATTTGGAGATTTTAAAAGCAGCTACAAAGCTTGGGTTTACCTCATTTGGAGGTCCCGCAGCGCATATTGGTTACTTTCGTGAAGAGTATGTCCAAAAAAGAAAATGGTTAGATGATAAATTATACGCGGACATAGTAGCCTTATGTCAGTTTTTACCTGGTCCTGCTTCCTCTCAAGTAGGTATATCCATTGGTTTACTAAGGGGAGGGATATTAGGTGGTATTATTTCTTGGTTCGGATTTACAATGCCATCTGTCATCATACTAATGCTATTTGCAATGTTTGTTACATCAACTGGTTCATATGACAGTGGATGGATACAAGGATTAAAAATAGTTGCAGTAGCAGTAGTTGCTCAGGCGCTGCTAGGAATGCAAAAGTCACTTGCGCCAGACCGTATGAGAATTTCAATTGCTATAGTTTGTGCAGGACTCACTCTACTTATTCCTACAGCTATTGGACAAATTAGTATTATAGTTGTAGCTGGGCTTTTTGGATATTTTTATTTTAAAAAAGAACTGGTTGATCCTGTTCCTAAGATGTCACTTACTTTTGGGAAAAAGACGGGAATTATAAGTTGGATTTTATTTTTTACTTTATTGATTTTATTGCCTATTTTTAAACCTTTTATGCAATCCGTTTATTATGCCATATTTGATACATATTATCGTGTTGGTTCGATCGTTTTTGGTGGGGGACATGTTGTTTTACCAATGCTACAACGCGAAGTGGATATTTCGTCGGATGTATTTATTGCAGGATACGGAGCAGCTCAAGCAGTACCAGGCCCACTTTTTACACTAGCTGGGTTTTTAGGCCAAGTTACTGCGGGCACGACAGGAGCATTTGTTGCAGTTATAGCAATGTTTTTACCCTCTTTTTTACTTGTAATGGGAACATTACCTTTTTGGTCAGTTATACGATCGAAAAAAGGAATCCAAGCAGCTTTAAAAGGAGTGAATGCCGCGGTAGTAGGAATACTTCTTGCTGCATTATATGATCCAGTATTTACAAGTGCTGTGAACAGTTCAACAGATTTTGTCATTGTTCTTATAACTTTTACGTTACTTGTCGTGTATAAATGGGCACCTTTTAAAGTAGTATTAGTAAGTGCACTCCTTGGAGCAATTATGCATATTATTTAA
- a CDS encoding hemolysin family protein has product MDIAIRLTAFAVLIALTAFFVASEFAIVKVRTTRIDQLIAEGNKKALNAKKLVSNLDEYLSACQLGITITALGLGWLGEPTVEALLHPAFEYFELPESVSSILSFIIAFSLVTYIHVVVGELTPKTFAIQQAEAITLAVAKPLIIFDKLMYPVIKGMNGSARFLAVRVFGLKSVSESEVAHSEEELRMILSESYKGGEINQAEYKYVNKIFEFDDRIAKEIMVPRTEIISIDKDLTLSEVFELIGVEQYTRYPVTDGDKDHIIGLVNMKNLLTAYIKDPANASTRVIDYMQSIIRVIENMPIADLLLKIQRERIHMAILMDEYGGTSGLVTIEDIIEEIVGDIRDEFDTDELPEVQKVAENHYIVDAKMLIGNVNDLLGIDIDEEDIDTIGGWFMTKSYDAVKGEKLVEQGFDFMVKEIDGHHIQYLEIIKSAPVDTELEDTVEVQ; this is encoded by the coding sequence TTGGACATAGCCATACGGTTGACAGCATTTGCTGTCTTAATCGCACTCACTGCATTTTTTGTTGCTAGTGAATTTGCAATTGTAAAAGTAAGAACGACAAGAATTGATCAGCTGATAGCTGAAGGAAACAAAAAGGCATTAAATGCCAAAAAACTCGTTTCCAATTTGGATGAATATCTTTCTGCCTGTCAGCTAGGTATTACCATCACTGCTTTAGGATTAGGGTGGCTTGGTGAGCCGACAGTAGAAGCACTGTTACATCCAGCATTCGAGTATTTTGAGCTTCCTGAGAGTGTTTCCTCTATACTTTCGTTTATCATTGCATTTTCTCTTGTAACTTATATCCATGTAGTGGTAGGAGAATTAACACCAAAAACATTTGCAATTCAACAAGCAGAGGCTATCACATTAGCAGTTGCAAAACCGCTCATCATTTTTGATAAGCTTATGTATCCAGTTATTAAAGGGATGAATGGATCTGCACGCTTTCTAGCAGTTCGTGTGTTTGGATTGAAGTCTGTTTCCGAATCTGAAGTAGCCCACTCGGAAGAAGAACTTCGGATGATTCTTTCTGAAAGCTATAAAGGCGGAGAAATAAATCAAGCAGAATACAAATATGTAAATAAAATTTTCGAATTTGACGATCGCATTGCAAAAGAGATCATGGTTCCTCGAACTGAAATTATTTCGATTGACAAAGATCTCACACTTAGTGAGGTATTTGAGTTAATAGGAGTAGAACAATATACAAGATATCCTGTAACAGATGGTGACAAAGACCACATTATAGGCCTTGTTAACATGAAAAACCTATTAACAGCTTATATTAAGGATCCTGCCAATGCATCTACTCGTGTTATTGACTATATGCAGTCTATTATTCGAGTAATTGAAAATATGCCTATTGCTGATTTATTACTTAAAATCCAACGTGAACGTATTCATATGGCCATCTTAATGGACGAATACGGCGGTACTTCTGGTCTTGTAACAATTGAAGATATTATCGAAGAAATCGTCGGTGATATTCGTGATGAGTTCGACACAGATGAGCTTCCAGAAGTTCAAAAAGTCGCGGAAAATCATTATATTGTGGATGCAAAAATGTTAATTGGAAATGTAAATGACCTACTAGGAATCGATATCGATGAAGAAGATATTGATACAATCGGTGGTTGGTTTATGACAAAGAGCTATGATGCTGTAAAAGGCGAAAAATTAGTGGAACAAGGCTTTGATTTCATGGTAAAAGAGATTGATGGTCATCACATTCAATACTTAGAAATCATTAAATCTGCTCCTGTTGACACTGAACTAGAAGATACAGTAGAAGTACAATAA
- a CDS encoding response regulator transcription factor, with translation MIRVLIADDHHVVRRGLRFFLMTQKDMDIVGEATNGKEAIEMTESLKPDVVLMDLVMPEMDGIQATKRIKTKYPQIQILMLTSFSDRDHVIPALRAGAAGYQLKDIEPDDLADSIRKLMRGENTLHPEATTQLAKENEPMELSPHEEHPLTPREQDVLSELTKGKSNREIASSLFVTEKTVKTHISNIFTKLHVQDRTQAALYAVKHGLTESSGQ, from the coding sequence ATGATTCGAGTATTAATTGCAGATGATCATCATGTAGTGAGAAGAGGGCTAAGATTCTTTTTAATGACACAAAAGGATATGGACATCGTGGGTGAAGCAACGAATGGAAAAGAAGCTATAGAAATGACAGAGAGTTTAAAGCCAGACGTTGTCCTCATGGATCTTGTTATGCCTGAAATGGATGGTATACAAGCAACGAAGCGAATTAAAACAAAATATCCACAAATTCAAATTTTAATGCTAACAAGCTTCTCTGATAGAGACCATGTCATACCAGCTTTAAGGGCAGGTGCAGCAGGGTATCAATTAAAAGATATTGAACCGGATGATTTAGCAGATTCTATTCGAAAGCTAATGAGAGGAGAAAATACGTTACATCCTGAAGCTACAACTCAGTTAGCTAAAGAAAATGAACCAATGGAATTAAGTCCACATGAAGAACATCCGTTAACACCTAGAGAGCAGGATGTATTGTCAGAACTAACAAAAGGGAAAAGTAATCGTGAAATAGCTTCCTCTTTGTTCGTAACAGAAAAAACAGTGAAAACACATATATCTAACATTTTTACAAAGCTCCACGTCCAGGATCGAACACAAGCTGCACTTTATGCAGTCAAACATGGATTGACGGAGTCTAGTGGACAATAA
- a CDS encoding GAF domain-containing sensor histidine kinase, whose translation MQSNELSNIELLKEIAEFLNEETEMEQMLQGALRKLLEGTIFETGWIFFINEKGKQELITHENLPNALQQNDCRHLQKGGCWCVSRFRNGDLKKASNIIECKRIENTQKMKNENNEGITHHATVPLQSGQERFGLLNVATPNTIRFSEGELALLESVAFQIGSAIKRILLTNQEREVALVQERNRLARDLHDSVNQLLFSVTLTARGGIEMTEQQEVKTTFKEIQYLTQEALTEMRALIWQLRPKGLEAGIIEGLKGYGEILGLTLTFKVKGVINLPANMEETLFRIAQEALNNIRKHSGVLNAELYLTVTPTDVLLVVKDEGCGFHMNELKILPSIGLQSMRDRANSMGGTIDWVTEWNKGTEILVRLPY comes from the coding sequence ATGCAGTCAAACGAACTCTCGAATATAGAACTATTAAAAGAAATAGCCGAATTTTTAAATGAAGAGACGGAAATGGAGCAGATGCTGCAAGGTGCACTTCGCAAGTTATTAGAAGGCACTATTTTCGAAACAGGCTGGATATTTTTTATTAATGAAAAAGGTAAGCAAGAACTTATCACACATGAAAATTTGCCTAATGCACTACAGCAAAATGATTGCCGACACTTGCAAAAAGGTGGATGCTGGTGTGTTTCAAGATTTCGAAATGGTGATTTAAAAAAAGCATCGAACATCATTGAATGTAAACGAATTGAAAATACCCAAAAGATGAAAAATGAAAACAATGAAGGCATTACCCATCACGCTACGGTTCCATTACAGTCTGGGCAGGAACGTTTTGGTCTTTTAAATGTAGCTACTCCTAATACGATTCGTTTTTCAGAAGGAGAACTTGCATTGTTAGAGTCCGTTGCATTCCAAATCGGATCTGCGATCAAGCGCATTCTTTTGACAAATCAGGAGCGGGAGGTTGCACTTGTACAAGAAAGAAATCGTCTTGCTCGGGACTTGCATGATTCTGTTAATCAGCTGTTATTCTCAGTTACTTTAACGGCAAGAGGTGGTATTGAAATGACGGAGCAGCAGGAAGTCAAAACTACCTTTAAAGAAATACAATATTTAACGCAGGAAGCTTTGACTGAAATGCGCGCACTTATATGGCAGCTTCGACCAAAAGGGTTGGAAGCGGGTATAATTGAAGGCTTGAAGGGCTATGGCGAGATATTAGGACTAACATTAACGTTTAAAGTAAAGGGCGTTATAAACCTACCAGCTAATATGGAAGAGACCTTATTTCGTATTGCTCAGGAAGCATTAAATAATATTCGAAAGCACTCAGGTGTATTAAATGCAGAGTTGTATTTAACAGTGACCCCGACAGACGTTCTCTTAGTTGTAAAAGATGAGGGTTGTGGATTTCATATGAATGAATTAAAAATTCTTCCGTCTATAGGCTTGCAGAGCATGAGAGATCGAGCAAATTCAATGGGAGGAACCATTGACTGGGTAACAGAATGGAATAAAGGGACGGAAATACTAGTACGTTTACCTTATTAG